One Fulvia fulva chromosome 12, complete sequence genomic region harbors:
- a CDS encoding Methyltransferase-like protein 27, which produces MSDRKDLTHTTSGQSAEYLTRAYNLKDANGAKDLYEEWASSYDTDLQSSSYTSPQLAVTAVLKNITPSPSHLKILDAGCGTGLVGLHFSHSPLTFTIDGLDLTPAMLKVARQKGIYQDLDVADLTKPIERVDGSYDVCTCVGTLTKGHVGPQVFNEFVRVVAHGGIIVATVHDDVWESGGYRSVVEGLERRDLVEVVGTEEFGMVEGSGKGGRMVVLRKR; this is translated from the coding sequence ATGTCAGATCGCAAAGACCTCACGCACACCACCTCCGGTCAGAGCGCCGAATACCTCACCCGCGCCTACAATTTGAAAGATGCCAACGGCGCTAAAGACCTTTACGAAGAATGGGCATCTTCCTACGACACAGACCTGCAGTCATCCTCTTACACATCCCCACAACTCGCCGTCACAGCCGTACTCAAAAACATCACTCCCAGTCCCAGCCACCTCAAAATCCTCGACGCAGGCTGCGGCACAGGACTCGTCGGCCTGCACTTCTCCCACTCACCTCTGACCTTCACAATCGACGGCCTAGACCTGACGCCTGCAATGCTCAAAGTCGCGCGACAAAAAGGTATCTACCAAGACCTCGACGTGGCGGATCTAACCAAACCGATCGAGAGGGTTGACGGGAGTTATGACGTCTGCACTTGTGTGGGGACGTTAACGAAGGGACACGTGGGACCGCAGGTGTTCAATGAGTTTGTGAGAGTTGTTGCGCATGGGGGAATCATTGTAGCGACGGTGCATGATGATGTGTGGGAGAGTGGGGGGTATAGGAGTGTTGTGGAGGGGTTGGAGAGGCGGGATCTTGTGGAGGTTGTGGGGACGGAGGAGTTTGGGATGGTGGAGGGGAGTGGGAAGGGGGGGAGGATGGTGGTTCTGAGGAAGCGGTAG
- a CDS encoding DNA repair and recombination protein rhm52, with protein sequence MPAPGDQHRDNANTINPFIDKTPHITEYTAQEIATLQSRLDKQLGPEYISTRPGNGGGKVHYLAAEKVINLANEVFGFNGWSSSIINVQIDFVDENPTNGKINLGLSTIVRVTLKDGTFHEDTGYGHCENTKGKAAAFEKAKKEAATDAMKRALRNFGNVLGNCLYDKDYLSKITKVKATPSRWDEKNLHRHPDFAPIKQEPVTQVPQQNNTSAIQRNTSVQSVQSAASFGSGEFEDDFGGTTFDETDFNHPDEVMLEDSTITNGAPSPARPAVHGQNQKGQRQGVPRTHSMPQMRPPNQQIPAQGNVQPPAPVQGLQAPQRPQPVSRPPMIAGQPAARMLPPQTPGNAQRPQQYNHGQLQPNHDGVRSNPSSGTMSDSPSNQAPRIIGVAKNQPQGHGPNEPTDEHGFPIPREPPQGIPSGFVTGRKAEVFNQPGEARPTEGNIAFNPHADSPSIRRTQGINPGKSAPISRAVFSNGHTQSPAQQQPAAAGNGFQSAASNGFNGAQRPAGANYINPSADMSRKIGMPGGPGGMQNRSAYRPPAAVKRPAMADVTNTHGMDGASDPKKAKVDDAATANGENAAARDPNGVTT encoded by the exons ATGCCTGC GCCAGGCGACCAGCACCGCGACAACGCGAACACGATCAACCCGTTCATCGACAAGACGCCACACATCACCGAGTACACCGCACAGGAGATTGCCACACTTCAGAGTCGGCTAGATAAGCAGCTGGGTCCGGAATACATCTCGACGCGACCGGGCAATGGAGGAGGGAAGGTGCATTACTTGGCAGCAGAGAAGGTCATCAACTTGGCGAATGAAGTGTTTGGCTTCAATGGCTGGAGCTCGTCCATCATCAACGTCCAGATCGACTTTGTCGATGAGAATCCGACCAATGGCAAGATCAACCTCGGCTTGTCGACAATTGTGCGAGTGACTCTCAAAGATGGCACATTCCACGAGGACACAGGGTACGGACACTGTGAAAACACAAAGGGCAAAGCGGCTGCCTTTGAGAAGGCGAAGAAGGAAGCTGCGACAGATGCCATGAAGAGAGCGTTACGAAACTTTGGCAATGTCTTGGGGAACTGCCTCTATGACAAGGACTATCTTAGCAAGATTACCAAGGTCAAAGCGACACCATCGAGGTGGGACGAGAAGAACTTGCACAGACATCCGGACTTTGCGCCCATCAAACAGGAACCTGTCACACAAGTTCCACAGCAGAACAATACGTCAGCGATCCAGCGAAACACAAGCGTGCAGTCTGTCCAGTCGGCTGCGTCTTTTGGGTCAGGAGAGTTCGAAGACGACTTCGGTGGCACCACATTCGATGAAACAGACTTCAACCACCCGGACGAGGTCATGCTCGAAGACAGTACAATTACGAACGGCGCACCATCACCAGCGAGGCCGGCCGTGCATGGGCAGAATCAGAAAGGCCAGCGGCAAGGCGTGCCTAGGACGCACTCGATGCCACAAATGAGACCACCCAATCAACAAATACCAGCGCAAGGCAACGTACAGCCCCCGGCTCCAGTGCAGGGGCTGCAGGCGCCACAAAGACCACAACCAGTGTCACGACCACCAATGATCGCCGGGCAGCCAGCAGCCAGAATGTTACCGCCACAAACGCCAGGCAATGCGCAAAGACCCCAGCAATACAACCATGGTCAATTACAGCCAAACCACGATGGGGTGCGATCGAACCCGTCTTCGGGCACGATGAGCGATTCTCCATCAAACCAGGCGCCAAGGATCATCGGTGTGGCCAAGAACCAACCACAAGGACATGGACCAAATGAGCCGACAGACGAGCACGGCTTCCCGATACCACGCGAACCACCACAAGGCATACCTTCAGGATTCGTAACCGGACGCAAGGCTGAAGTGTTCAATCAACCAGGCGAAGCAAGGCCGACGGAAGGCAACATAGCATTCAACCCGCATGCCGACAGTCCATCAATACGGAGGACGCAAGGCATCAATCCTGGCAAATCCGCGCCCATAAGCCGCGCAGTCTTCAGCAACGGCCATACACAATCACCAGCTCAGCAACAACCAGCTGCCGCCGGCAATGGGTTTCAGAGCGCCGCTAGCAACGGCTTCAATGGAGCGCAGAGACCTGCCGGCGCCAACTATATCAACCCATCAGCAGACATGAGTCGGAAGATTGGTATGCCCGGTGGCCCTGGAGGCATGCAGAACAGATCAGCTTACAGGCCGCCTGCTGCCGTGAAGAGGCCTGCCATGGCTGATGTGACGAACACCCATGGCATGGACGGCGCATCGGATCCGAAGAAGGCGAAGGTCGATGATGCAGCGACTGCGAATGGTGAGAATGCCGCTGCTAGGGATCCGAATGGCGTCACAACATGA
- a CDS encoding Pheromone-processing carboxypeptidase kex1: MAYTPHPPARRRHSPWSALLSVATLLSSIWLPVAQAAKSASDYYIHDLPGAPSSPRLDMYAGHLEITPDHHGNLFFWLVKNRHIGDKKRLVLWLNGGPGCSSMDGALMEIGPYRVKKDGTLRLQDGSWDEFANVLFVDNPVGTGFSYVDTDSYVHEMDQMAEQMIAFMDGFFKLFPDHEHDDIYIAGESYAGQWIPYVAKAIVDRNKANQKHKWNLSGLLIGNGWISGPDQYISYIPFAYEAGILQAGSEADRTATRQQQDCLKALNEPGAADKIDVAVCESVMQEILRNTQSSPADQACVNMYDVRLRDSYPSCGMNWPPDLAQVKPYLRRDDVKKALHINVDKKTGWVECNNQVGAAFTAKNSKPSMQLLPDLLEKMPIVLFSGDKDMICNHIGTENLINNLKFNGGTGMQSDGMTSMKHDWTFEGEPAGQYQTARNLTYLRFYNSSHMVPFDYPRRSRDMLDRFMGVDIASIGGTPVDSKIDGEKGTEVSVGGHPNSTAAQEEEASRLQEAQWNAYRRSGEGALAVILIAAVAWGIFIWRSRRRRRGYQGVIGSDPYDDGRGDGLGLNGRKAERDVEAARAYDEAELDDMEVGRIGKSKERSNMDDDDAFALDDEDEDEGPRHGRANGHV; the protein is encoded by the exons ATGGCATATACACCACATCCGCCTGCCAGGCGGCGGCACTCTCCATGGAGCGCACTGCTATCCGTTGCAACATTACTGTCATCAATATGGCTTCCTGTCGCCCAGGCCGCAAAGTCCGCCAGCGACTACTACATCCACGACCTCCCCGGCGCGCCTTCATCACCGCGATTAGATATGTACGCCGGCCACCTCGAGATTACACCCGACCACCATGGCAACCTCTTCTTCTGGCTGGTGAAGAACAGACATATAGGGGACAAGAAACGTCTGGTGTTGTGGCTGAATGGAGGGCCGGGGTGTAGTAGCATGGATGGTGCGCTGATGGAGATTGGGCCGTATAGAGTGAAAAAGGATGGTACATTGAGGCTGCAGGATGGAAGCTGGGACGAGTTTGCGAATGTCTTGTTCGTGGATAACCCGGTGGGCACGGGGTTCAGTTATGTGGATACGGACAGCTATGTGCATGAGATGGACCAGATGGCTGAGCAGATGATCGCTTTCATGGACGGCTTCTTCAAGCTTTTTCCAGATCATGAGCATGACGAT ATCTACATTGCAGGAGAATCTTACGCCGGTCAATGGATACCATACGTCGCAAAGGCTATCGTGGACCGCAACAAGGCCAATCAGAAACACAAGTGGAATCTCTCGGGTCTGCTGATTGGCAATGGCTGGATATCTGGGCCGGATCAGTACATCTCCTACATTCCTTTCGCGTACGAAGCTGGCATTCTGCAGGCGGGCTCAGAGGCCGATAGAACAGCGACCAGACAACAACAGGATTGCCTCAAGGCCCTCAACGAACCTGGTGCTGCTGACAAGATCGACGTCGCCGTGTGTGAATCTGTCATGCAAGAGATCCTGCGCAACACTCAAAGTTCTCCGGCCGACCAAGCATGCGTCAACATGTACGATGTTCGCCTCCGCGACAGCTACCCATCATGCGGCATGAACTGGCCTCCGGACCTCGCACAAGTCAAGCCATATCTCCGCCGCGACGACGTAAAGAAAGCACTTCACATCAACGTCGACAAGAAGACAGGCTGGGTCGAATGCAACAACCAAGTCGGCGCCGCATTCACCGCCAAGAACTCCAAACCCAGCATGCAACTCCTCCCCGATCTCCTCGAAAAAATGCCCATCGTCCTCTTCTCTGGCGACAAGGACATGATCTGCAACCACATCGGTACCGAGAACCTCATCAACAATCTCAAATTCAATGGCGGCACAGGTATGCAAAGCGACGGCATGACCTCCATGAAACACGACTGGACCTTCGAAGGCGAGCCTGCAGGCCAATACCAGACTGCCCGCAACCTCACCTACCTCCGCTTCTACAACTCCTCCCACATGGTCCCCTTCGACTACCCACGCCGAAGCCGAGACATGCTCGACCGCTTCATGGGCGTAGACATCGCGTCTATCGGCGGCACCCCAGTCGACAGCAAGATCGACGGCGAAAAGGGGACCGAAGTCTCAGTCGGAGGTCATCCCAACTCTACCGCCGCACAGGAGGAAGAAGCCAGCAGACTCCAAGAAGCACAATGGAACGCCTACCGCAGATCAGGAGAAGGCGCCCTTGCTGTGATCCTGATCGCCGCTGTTGCATGGGGGATCTTCATCTGGCGCAGCAGGAGGAGAAGACGAGGCTACCAAGGCGTCATCGGTAGCGATCCTTACGATGATGGCAGAGGCGACGGCCTTGGTCTCAATGGCCGCAAAGCCGAGCGTGACGTCGAGGCAGCGAGGGCTTATGACGAGGCTGAATTGGACGACATGGAAGTGGGCAGGATTGGAAAGAGTAAAGAGAGGTCTAACATGGACGACGATGATGCTTTTGCGCTGGATGACGAGGATGAAGATGAGGGGCCGAGACATGGGAGGGCGAATGGGCACGTATAA
- a CDS encoding L-rhamnose-1-dehydrogenase produces the protein MAGLLAGEVAAVTGGVTGIGRAIALGFLREGASVTVNYLDSEESVKHFESLKAEAPKDARLTGVAGDIGKKEVAQAIVEKAVSSFGGLDVFVANAGVSQFKDFLTLEEAVLDSHLDTNIKGTFWTSQAAAKHMVSQGRGGSIIGISSISAHLGGAQQVHYTPTKAVVLSMMQSQACALGKHGIRCNALLPGTTRTALAAGDLANADKLRYLETRTPLGRVADPEDIAGPAIFLASDLSKFVSGAQILVDGGISVSLQ, from the exons ATGGCAGGTCTTCTGGCAGGCGAAGTGGCAGCAGTCACCGGCGGTGTGACTGGAATTGGACGAGCCATAGCACTGGGGTTCCTTCGCGAGGGTGCATCGGTTACAGTCAACTACCTCGACTCAGAAGAATCTGTCAAGCACTTCGAGAGCCTGAAAGCCGAGGCGCCCAAAGATGCACGTCTCACAGGAGTAGCAGGAGACATTGGCAAGAAAGAGGTCGCCCAAGCCATCGTAGAGAAAGCAGTATCTTCATTTGGCGGCCTTGATGTCTTCGTTGCCAACGCTGGCGTCAGCCAGTTCAAGGACTTCCTAAC GCTCGAAGAAGCAGTCCTGGACTCTCATCTTGACACCAACATCAAGGGCACCTTCTGGACCTCCCAAGCTGCAGCCAAGCACATGGTCTCTCAGGGTCGTGGCGGCAGCATAATCGGCATCTCATCAATCAGCGCACATCTCGGCGGAGCGCAACAAGTCCACTACACCCCAACGAAAGCTGTAGTACTAAGCATGATGCAATCTCAGGCTTGTGCTCTTGGGAAGCATGGCATTCGCTGCAATGCCCTTCTGCCTGGAACTACGAGGACTGCACTGGCAGCTGGCGATCTTGCGAATGCAGATAAGCTGCGATATCTAGAAACTCGAACGCCATTGGGACGAGTTGCCGACCCTGAAGATATTGCCGGTCCAGCGATATTTTTGGCGAGTGACTTGAGCAAGTTTGTGTCTGGGGCTCAGATCTTGGTCGATGGCGGAATCTCAGTATCGTTGCAATGA